The following coding sequences are from one Eucalyptus grandis isolate ANBG69807.140 chromosome 11, ASM1654582v1, whole genome shotgun sequence window:
- the LOC104425649 gene encoding germin-like protein subfamily 3 member 2 has translation MPPKMAICLLVFLLVGLPTFAADPDPVQDYCVPNPKVGNGRTTRSSVLPCKNSSEVTTDDFVFSGMKNFTANFSETGLAALSVNPTLFPGLNTLGMSFMKAELRVGGINPPHFHPRATEIAYLVRGSVYSGFVDSANRVFARVIEAGEVMVYPRGLVHFQMNVGDKPATIFGSFNSQNAGVQKLPATIFGSGINSELLEKAFGLSPKQIGHMRRKLDPKTTR, from the coding sequence ATGCCTCCAAAAATGGCCATATGCttacttgtttttcttctcGTTGGCCTTCCTACTTTTGCCGCAGACCCTGACCCCGTTCAAGACTACTGCGTACCAAACCCTAAAGTCGGTAACGGCCGGACCACCAGATCCTCAGTGCTCCCGTGCAAGAACTCCTCCGAAGTCACCACCGATGACTTCGTCTTCTCGGGCATGAAGAATTTCACAGCCAACTTCTCTGAAACCGGACTGGCCGCCCTTTCTGTGAACCCCACGCTGTTTCCGGGGCTTAACACGCTAGGCATGTCATTCATGAAAGCCGAACTGAGAGTTGGTGGCATCAACCCGCCGCATTTCCACCCTAGGGCCACCGAGATCGCGTATTTGGTGCGAGGGAGCGTGTACTCGGGGTTCGTTGACTCGGCGAACCGGGTTTTTGCTAGGGTTATCGAGGCAGGCGAGGTGATGGTGTATCCAAGGGGTCTAGTGCACTTCCAAATGAATGTTGGTGACAAGCCGGCGACCATTTTTGGGAGCTTCAATAGCCAGAACGCCGGAGTACAGAAACTTCCGGCAACCATCTTTGGATCCGGCATAAACAGTGAGCTTCTTGAGAAGGCATTCGGGTTGAGCCCCAAACAGATAGGGCATATGAGAAGAAAGTTGGACCCCAAAACCACCAGGTAA